In a genomic window of Gossypium arboreum isolate Shixiya-1 chromosome 7, ASM2569848v2, whole genome shotgun sequence:
- the LOC108483205 gene encoding uncharacterized protein LOC108483205 yields MAVIPSFASTVPHVKSQHQCILLRQNYGRNVYTIRCNGENSKSNLPTATQESAPENVLLKAAWYGSELLGIAASYLRSPSKVEEAAQKDLKLGLDGSGAIDRTAVVQTIKDDFERSYFVTGQLTLDAYEEDCEFADPAGSFKGLRRFKRNCTNFGSLIEKSNMKLMNWEDFENKGVGHWRFSCVMSFPWRPILSATGYTEYFFDARSGKVCRHVEYWNVPKMALLKQLLKPTRGFWLKRKNS; encoded by the exons ATGGCGGTCATCCCTTCCTTCGCTTCCACCGTTCCCCACGTCAAGTCACAGCATCAGTGCATCCTTCTCCGGCAAAACTATGGCCGCAACGTATACACAATTAGATGCAACGGAGAAAACTCCAAGAGCAATTTACCCACCGCCACACAAGAATCTGCACCCGAAAATGTTCTTCTCAAGGCAGCCTGGTATGGTTCCGAGCTTTTGGGTATTGCTGCTTCTTATCTCCGGTCACCCTCAAAGGTTGAAGAAGCTGCCCAGAAAGACCTTAAGCTTGGCTTAGATGGGTCAGGAGCTATTGATCGTACTGCAGTCGTTCAAACCATCAAAGATGACTTTGAAAGATCATATTTTGTCACTG GGCAACTTACACTTGATGCATACGAAGAGGATTGTGAGTTCGCTGATCCAGCTGGTTCCTTCAAAGGGCTTCGGCGTTTCAAAAGGAACTGCACCAACTTCGGATCTCTCATTGAGAAGTCAAATATGAAACTTATGAACTGGGAGGACTTCGAG AACAAAGGAGTGGGACACTGGCGATTTAGTTGTGTAATGTCATTTCCTTGGAGGCCTATTCTTTCTG CTACTGGATATACAGAGTATTTTTTTGATGCACGCTCTGGAAAAGTATGCAG GCACGTGGAGTACTGGAATGTTCCCAAAATGGCACTGTTGAAGCAGCTTCTGAAGCCTACTCGAGGATTCTGGCTTAAGAGAAAAAACAGCTGA
- the LOC108485722 gene encoding 50S ribosomal protein L5, chloroplastic → MASPSLLQSTSSSFHGPSPFLAPPFSARLPYANPRNGYAGVVSVRATGEIVLVDKSEAEKPYRLKTTYLDKIIPLLKEEFKYTNIHQVPKLEKIVVNCGIGDAAQNAKGLEAAMNEMALITGQRPVKTRARNSIATFKIREGQPLGIAVTLRGNVMYSFLDRLINLGLPRTRDFQGLNPNSFDGHGNYSVGIREQSVFPEIRFDALGKPRGMDICITTTAKSDKEGQKLLALMGMPFREGGGGGGPAAQQRKKKLRAHHFDKKGGKGAKGGRR, encoded by the exons ATGGCGTCTCCTTCGCTCTTACAGTCCACATCCTCCTCGTTCCACGGCCCCTCCCCTTTCCTTGCACCACCATTCTCCGCGCGCCTGCCCTACGCTAACCCCAGAAATGGATACGCCGGCGTCGTTTCGGTGAGGGCAACGGGAGAGATTGTGTTGGTGGATAAATCGGAAGCCGAAAAACCCTACCGTCTCAAAACTACTTACCTAGACAAAATTATTCCTTTGCTTAAAGAAGAGTTCAAGTACACCAATATTCACCAG GTTCCAAAGCTTGAAAAGATTGTGGTGAATTGTGGGATTGGAGATGCTGCCCAGAACGCGAAAGGCTTGGAAGCCGCAATGAACGAGATGGCATTGATAACGGGGCAAAGACCTGTGAAGACGCGAGCCAGGAATTCTATTGCTACTTTCAAGATACGGGAAGGTCAACCACTTGGAATCGCCGTTACTCTTAGAGGAAAT GTTATGTACTCATTCCTAGATCGGCTCATTAACTTGGGGCTTCCTAGGACGAGGGATTTCCAGGGTTTAAATCCTAATAGTTTTGATGGACATGGAAACTACAGTGTCGGAATTCGTGAACAGAGTGTGTTCCCAGAGATCAGGTTTGATGCACTTGGTAAACCGAGAGGAATGGATATTTGCATCACGACAACAGCCAAATCCGATAAGGAAGGCCAGAAGCTATTGGCCCTAATGGGTATGCCTTTTAGagaaggtggtggtggtggtggtccTGCAGCCCAACAGCGCAAGAAGAAGCTGAGGGCTCACCACTTTGACAAGAAGGGTGGCAAGGGTGCCAAGGGTGGCCGGAGATGA